Proteins from a single region of Geothrix sp. PMB-07:
- a CDS encoding proline iminopeptidase-family hydrolase: MRRILNLLCASLLFLPLSAQQAPPTLRAYFADSAKVREGGVKLIPIQTPKGAFKVWTKRFGSNPRIKLLLLHGGPGFTHEYFEALEGYLPAEGIEFIYYDQLGSAFSDQPKDKDLWTTERFVEEVEQVRLALGLNKDNFYLLGHSWGGILAVEYALKYGANLKGLIISNMMMSIPDYNRYADDVLAKGMDPAVVKEVKELEAKGQYENLRYMELLIPNFYAKHLCRLPELPDAISRASARANKDIYVLMQGPSEFGVSGRLEQWSRKADLPKLAMPTLVIGATHDTMDPAHMKWVASQVKHGSFLLCPKGSHMAMWDDQATYNLGLIRFLKETDAGRSTVRFNQP; this comes from the coding sequence ATGCGTCGCATCCTGAACCTGCTTTGTGCTTCACTCCTGTTCCTGCCCCTCAGCGCCCAGCAGGCTCCGCCCACCCTGCGGGCCTACTTCGCCGACAGCGCCAAGGTGCGCGAGGGCGGCGTCAAGCTCATCCCCATCCAGACGCCCAAGGGGGCGTTCAAGGTCTGGACGAAACGTTTCGGCAGCAACCCCCGCATCAAGCTGCTGCTGCTCCATGGCGGGCCCGGCTTCACCCACGAGTACTTCGAGGCACTGGAAGGCTACCTGCCCGCCGAGGGCATCGAGTTCATCTACTACGACCAGCTGGGCAGCGCCTTTTCGGATCAGCCCAAGGACAAGGATCTGTGGACCACTGAGCGTTTCGTCGAAGAGGTCGAGCAGGTGCGCCTGGCCCTTGGCCTGAACAAGGACAACTTCTACCTGCTGGGCCACTCCTGGGGCGGCATCTTGGCCGTGGAATACGCGCTGAAATACGGTGCGAACCTGAAGGGGCTGATCATCTCGAACATGATGATGAGCATCCCCGACTACAACCGCTATGCCGACGACGTGCTCGCCAAGGGCATGGATCCCGCCGTGGTGAAGGAAGTCAAGGAACTGGAGGCCAAGGGTCAGTACGAGAATCTGCGCTACATGGAGCTGCTCATTCCGAATTTCTATGCGAAGCACTTATGCCGCCTGCCGGAATTGCCCGACGCCATCAGCCGCGCCTCCGCCCGAGCCAACAAGGACATCTACGTGCTCATGCAGGGCCCCAGCGAGTTCGGCGTCTCGGGCCGCCTGGAGCAGTGGAGCCGCAAGGCCGACCTGCCCAAGCTTGCCATGCCGACCCTGGTCATCGGCGCCACCCACGACACCATGGACCCCGCACACATGAAGTGGGTGGCAAGTCAGGTGAAACATGGCAGCTTCCTGCTCTGCCCCAAGGGCAGCCACATGGCCATGTGGGATGACCAGGCCACCTACAACCTGGGCCTCATCCGCTTTCTGAAAGAGACGGATGCGGGGCGCTCCACCGTGAGGTTCAACCAGCCATGA
- a CDS encoding amidohydrolase family protein, translated as MRRLGIALLAALFLARGLAAQEPSLIHAGRLLDVRTGKVQTDQGLLVKGGRIAATGAWSQVSAMAPKEARILDLSDQLVLPGLIEAHTHVLLQGNRFKQDYADQILKESIPTRTLRAAAAARSALMWGFTTLRDLGTEGAGYADVDLKKAIEDGVVPGPRLFVAGKAFSATGTYPLQEYAWELDLPSGVRVVDGVEAIRVAVRDEVRRGADWVKVYVDRAAYLGSDGRLRTQTNYRPEELKAFVEEAHRLGKRTSAHVKGWDGIDAALTAGFDTLEHADGFTDDLLDRAVKQGTFWCPTIYAGLWVADGRGPLGHEFPKILAVAFRKGLAKGVRIALGGDAGAFPWTENPAKELALMVDRGMTPLQAIQAGTVVAADLLGMKDLGNLEPGAHADLIALTGDPLKDISALQHLKTVLKGGVVIRQEP; from the coding sequence ATGCGCCGTCTTGGTATCGCCCTCCTGGCCGCCCTGTTCCTAGCAAGGGGCCTCGCGGCCCAGGAACCTTCACTCATCCATGCGGGCCGGCTGCTGGACGTGCGCACCGGGAAGGTCCAGACGGACCAGGGCCTGCTGGTGAAGGGAGGCCGCATCGCCGCCACGGGCGCCTGGAGCCAGGTCTCAGCGATGGCTCCCAAGGAGGCTCGCATCCTCGATCTGTCCGACCAGTTGGTGCTGCCCGGGCTCATCGAGGCCCACACCCACGTGCTGCTGCAGGGGAACCGCTTCAAACAGGACTATGCCGACCAGATCCTCAAAGAGAGCATCCCCACCCGCACCCTGCGGGCCGCCGCCGCTGCCCGTTCCGCGCTGATGTGGGGCTTCACCACCCTGCGCGACCTCGGCACCGAAGGGGCGGGCTACGCCGATGTGGATCTGAAAAAGGCCATCGAGGATGGTGTGGTGCCAGGGCCGCGGCTCTTCGTGGCCGGCAAGGCCTTTTCGGCCACGGGCACGTACCCGCTGCAGGAATACGCCTGGGAGCTGGATCTGCCCTCGGGCGTGCGCGTGGTGGACGGGGTGGAGGCCATCCGGGTGGCCGTGCGGGATGAAGTGCGCCGCGGCGCCGACTGGGTGAAGGTCTATGTGGATCGCGCCGCGTACCTCGGCAGCGATGGCCGCTTACGGACCCAGACCAACTACCGCCCTGAGGAACTGAAGGCCTTCGTGGAGGAGGCCCACCGCCTGGGCAAGCGCACTTCTGCCCACGTGAAGGGTTGGGATGGCATCGACGCGGCGCTCACCGCAGGGTTTGACACCCTGGAGCACGCCGATGGCTTCACGGACGACCTGCTCGACCGCGCTGTGAAGCAGGGCACCTTCTGGTGCCCCACCATCTATGCGGGCCTCTGGGTGGCGGATGGGCGTGGCCCCCTGGGGCATGAGTTCCCGAAGATCCTGGCCGTGGCTTTCCGCAAGGGCCTGGCCAAAGGGGTGAGAATCGCCCTGGGCGGCGATGCAGGCGCCTTCCCCTGGACCGAGAATCCCGCCAAAGAACTGGCCCTCATGGTGGACCGGGGCATGACGCCCCTCCAGGCCATCCAGGCCGGCACCGTGGTGGCAGCAGACCTGCTGGGCATGAAGGATCTGGGCAACCTGGAACCCGGAGCCCATGCGGATCTCATCGCGCTGACCGGGGACCCCCTCAAAGACATCTCGGCACTGCAGCACCTCAAGACCGTCCTCAAGGGCGGCGTGGTCATCCGGCAGGAGCCCTGA
- a CDS encoding fumarylacetoacetate hydrolase family protein, which produces MKLVTFLQTGSEKIGAVLADGRILDFAAAEPRLAVDMLTLIRRQDELLPLAKALVAAPPAAAVIEAASVQLLAPIPRPVSMRDGYAFRQHVSTARRNRGLDMIPEFDLFPVTYFTNHLAVTGPGDLQVQEHHLTRLDYELEVAIVTGRPLRNATLEEADAAIFGYLVMNDWSARHLQMEEMKLSLGPCKGKDFATSLGPWLVTKDELPLERTPQGEVLKATMTCEVNGQLLSKGDAASMNWTFAQILQRTSYGIQMHAGEVIGSGTVGTGCLLELNGSKVTQNLWLKEGDEVVMAIEGLGRLVNRVVRVAGPEVADSLVSAGPRGMDHH; this is translated from the coding sequence ATGAAGTTGGTGACCTTCCTGCAAACCGGATCGGAGAAGATCGGCGCTGTCCTGGCCGATGGCCGCATCCTCGATTTCGCCGCCGCCGAGCCCCGCCTGGCCGTGGACATGCTCACCCTCATCCGCCGCCAGGATGAGCTGCTGCCCCTGGCCAAGGCGCTGGTCGCCGCGCCTCCGGCCGCAGCCGTGATCGAAGCCGCCTCCGTGCAGCTGCTGGCCCCCATCCCCCGCCCCGTCTCCATGCGCGATGGTTACGCCTTCCGCCAGCATGTCTCCACCGCCCGGCGCAACCGCGGGCTCGACATGATCCCCGAGTTCGACCTCTTCCCCGTCACCTACTTCACGAACCACCTCGCGGTGACGGGCCCCGGCGACCTTCAGGTGCAGGAGCACCACCTCACGCGGCTGGACTACGAGCTGGAAGTGGCCATCGTCACCGGCCGCCCCCTGCGCAATGCCACGTTGGAAGAGGCGGACGCCGCCATCTTCGGCTACCTGGTGATGAACGATTGGAGCGCCCGCCACCTGCAGATGGAGGAGATGAAGCTCTCCCTCGGCCCCTGCAAGGGCAAGGACTTCGCCACCAGCCTGGGCCCCTGGCTGGTCACCAAGGACGAGCTGCCCCTGGAGAGGACGCCCCAGGGCGAGGTGCTGAAGGCGACCATGACCTGCGAAGTGAACGGACAGCTGCTGTCCAAAGGCGACGCGGCCAGCATGAACTGGACCTTCGCCCAGATCCTCCAGCGCACCAGCTATGGCATCCAGATGCACGCGGGCGAGGTCATCGGCAGCGGCACCGTGGGAACGGGCTGCCTGCTGGAGCTGAACGGCTCGAAGGTCACCCAGAACCTGTGGCTGAAGGAGGGCGACGAAGTGGTCATGGCCATCGAGGGCCTGGGCCGCCTCGTCAACCGCGTGGTCCGCGTGGCCGGTCCCGAAGTCGCGGATTCCCTCGTCTCCGCAGGCCCCCGCGGAATGGATCACCACTAG
- a CDS encoding MBL fold metallo-hydrolase has product MRLPFIASFLLCGIALSQPAVTSTPVPLKPIQVGQLKVWALRDGLISLEGSLLSGITPTEVRRLLGGKDAAATPVNTFLVKLPGKTVLVDTGIGKDPEEDSGHLSEGLAAAGVTPTDIDLIVITHYHFDHIGGLLKADGSRAFPKARLCVPRSEQAFWFEDEAKLPERLRGRIPKLKAIFAAYEAAGAFLVFEDGAELTPGLRSVSAHGHTGGHTVYAFTSGGRELWCIGDLIHFGAVQIEHPEVGISFDLAGAKAIQVRQDLFRKAAQAKVVLAGAHLPELVQLEAKGTGFVATPVR; this is encoded by the coding sequence ATGCGCCTTCCATTCATCGCCAGCTTCCTCCTCTGCGGGATCGCCCTGTCACAGCCTGCCGTGACCTCCACCCCTGTTCCGCTGAAGCCGATCCAGGTGGGTCAGCTGAAGGTCTGGGCCCTGCGGGACGGCCTCATCTCCCTGGAGGGCTCGCTGCTTTCCGGCATCACGCCCACCGAGGTGCGCCGGCTGCTGGGCGGAAAGGACGCCGCCGCCACGCCGGTGAACACATTCCTGGTGAAGCTGCCCGGGAAAACCGTGCTTGTGGACACGGGCATCGGCAAGGATCCCGAGGAGGACTCGGGCCACCTGTCGGAAGGTCTGGCCGCCGCGGGGGTCACCCCCACGGACATCGACCTGATCGTCATCACGCACTACCACTTCGACCACATCGGCGGCCTGCTGAAAGCCGATGGCAGCCGGGCCTTTCCCAAGGCGCGGCTCTGCGTGCCGCGCAGCGAGCAGGCCTTCTGGTTCGAGGACGAGGCGAAGCTGCCGGAGCGCCTGCGGGGCCGCATCCCAAAGCTCAAGGCCATCTTCGCTGCCTATGAAGCCGCCGGGGCATTCCTGGTCTTCGAGGATGGCGCCGAGTTGACGCCGGGCCTGCGATCGGTGAGCGCCCATGGGCACACCGGCGGCCACACGGTGTACGCCTTCACGTCTGGCGGACGCGAACTCTGGTGCATCGGCGACCTCATCCACTTCGGCGCGGTGCAGATCGAGCACCCCGAGGTGGGCATCAGCTTCGACCTGGCGGGTGCGAAGGCGATCCAGGTCCGCCAGGATTTGTTTCGGAAGGCCGCCCAAGCCAAGGTGGTGCTGGCGGGGGCCCACCTGCCGGAGCTGGTACAGCTGGAGGCCAAGGGCACTGGTTTCGTGGCCACGCCCGTTCGCTGA
- the bioA gene encoding adenosylmethionine--8-amino-7-oxononanoate transaminase yields MPSPLPPDWTDRLALDRAHLWHPFTQMKVHEADPPVPVIGGEGCDLLLANGERVLDGISSWWTCLHGHGHPRLVSALERQAAKLDHVMFAGFTHEPALELVTRLRPKLPANLTRAFFSDNGSTAVEVALKMAFQAQLQRGENGRARFGALRGGYHGDTLGAVGVGELENFMTGLFSPLLLACERLDVPEDPRRELQPDLSGWPERLEASRQQIRAFFTEHGARLAAFIAEPLIQCAGGMRMWPPECLQELRAQCDAHGVYLILDEVATGFGRTGTFLACEQAGVAPDLLCLSKGLTGGTLPLSMTWATEAIYSHFWGEPTSGRAFLHGHSYTANPTACAVACASLALFDEEPVLAQAQALNAAMTEAFTTLASHPAIRQARVLGTIGACRLVDPKTGRAHDPEARFGWRLHRRALDQGLLARPIGDCLYLLPPLSTPPARIAEAAETLLALLNG; encoded by the coding sequence ATGCCGAGCCCCCTGCCCCCCGACTGGACCGATCGCCTCGCCCTGGACCGGGCCCACCTGTGGCACCCCTTCACCCAGATGAAGGTGCATGAGGCCGATCCGCCCGTGCCCGTCATCGGCGGCGAGGGCTGCGACCTGCTGCTGGCCAATGGCGAGCGCGTGCTGGACGGCATCTCCAGCTGGTGGACCTGTCTCCACGGCCATGGCCACCCGCGCCTGGTGAGCGCACTGGAGCGCCAGGCCGCGAAGCTCGATCACGTGATGTTCGCGGGCTTCACCCACGAACCCGCCCTTGAGCTGGTGACGCGGCTGCGCCCCAAGCTGCCCGCGAACCTCACCCGCGCCTTCTTCTCGGACAACGGCAGCACCGCTGTGGAAGTGGCCCTCAAGATGGCCTTCCAGGCCCAGCTGCAGCGCGGCGAGAACGGCCGCGCCCGCTTCGGCGCCCTGCGCGGCGGCTACCACGGCGACACCCTGGGCGCCGTGGGCGTGGGTGAACTGGAGAACTTCATGACCGGGCTCTTCAGCCCGCTGCTGCTGGCCTGCGAGCGCCTGGATGTGCCCGAGGATCCGCGCCGTGAGCTGCAGCCCGACCTCAGCGGCTGGCCGGAGCGGTTGGAGGCCTCCCGCCAGCAGATCCGCGCCTTCTTCACCGAGCACGGCGCGCGGCTGGCCGCCTTCATCGCCGAGCCCCTCATCCAGTGCGCGGGCGGCATGCGCATGTGGCCCCCGGAGTGCCTGCAGGAACTGCGCGCCCAGTGCGATGCCCATGGCGTGTACCTCATCCTCGATGAAGTGGCCACGGGCTTCGGCCGCACCGGCACCTTCCTGGCCTGCGAGCAGGCGGGTGTGGCGCCCGACCTGCTCTGCCTCTCGAAGGGCCTCACGGGCGGCACGCTGCCGCTGTCGATGACCTGGGCCACCGAGGCCATCTACAGCCACTTCTGGGGTGAGCCCACCTCGGGCCGCGCCTTCCTCCACGGCCACAGCTACACGGCCAACCCCACCGCCTGCGCCGTGGCCTGCGCCAGCCTGGCCCTTTTCGACGAAGAGCCGGTGCTGGCCCAGGCCCAGGCGCTGAACGCGGCCATGACGGAGGCCTTCACCACCCTCGCCAGCCACCCGGCCATCCGCCAGGCCCGCGTGCTGGGCACCATCGGCGCCTGTCGCCTGGTGGATCCAAAGACAGGCCGGGCACACGATCCCGAAGCGCGCTTCGGTTGGCGTCTGCATCGCCGCGCCCTCGACCAAGGTCTGCTGGCCCGTCCCATCGGCGACTGCCTCTACCTGCTGCCGCCGCTGAGCACCCCACCAGCGCGCATCGCCGAGGCCGCGGAGACACTCCTCGCGCTCCTCAACGGCTGA
- the bioD gene encoding dethiobiotin synthase: MDFTTLPSPLWVLGTGTGVGKTHVSSRIARTWAQSGPVVYRKPFQTGVDRADHPEADASAVSGPGITAENHTLLRAPLSPLAAAQLEGKTLDLADAAHWCQRPAEGRILLEGVGGLMVPLAPSTHFLAWATELKIPCVLVALGGLGTLNHTLLSAEALMLRGWRIEAVLLNPGADGCSREAAAVNASVLRGFLPMPVVVLD; the protein is encoded by the coding sequence TTGGACTTCACCACCCTTCCCAGCCCCCTCTGGGTGCTTGGCACCGGCACCGGCGTGGGCAAGACGCATGTGTCGTCGCGGATCGCCCGGACCTGGGCCCAGTCGGGGCCCGTCGTGTACCGCAAGCCCTTCCAGACTGGCGTGGACCGGGCCGACCATCCCGAGGCCGATGCCAGCGCGGTAAGCGGTCCCGGCATTACCGCAGAGAACCACACCCTGTTGCGGGCACCGCTGTCTCCGCTGGCAGCGGCCCAGCTGGAGGGAAAAACGCTCGATCTGGCGGACGCCGCGCACTGGTGCCAGCGACCGGCTGAAGGCCGCATCCTGCTGGAAGGCGTGGGCGGGCTCATGGTGCCGCTGGCGCCAAGCACGCACTTCCTGGCCTGGGCCACGGAGCTGAAGATCCCCTGCGTGCTGGTGGCTCTGGGCGGGCTGGGCACCCTCAACCACACGCTGCTCTCCGCCGAGGCCCTCATGCTGCGGGGCTGGCGCATCGAAGCCGTGCTGCTGAATCCCGGCGCTGACGGCTGCAGCCGGGAAGCCGCCGCGGTGAACGCCTCGGTGCTGCGGGGTTTCCTCCCCATGCCGGTGGTGGTCCTAGACTGA
- a CDS encoding tetratricopeptide repeat protein: MNRNIMLALAGGLVAGFIAGYFVFSPSKDESAPVVAAPTTAVLPAPSLGGALPAAPAQGAMPLAPPSAEVQARIARIEAAVLADPKNHDAWAALGNEYFDSHQPQKAVDAYAKALALKPVDPNVLTDQGVMYRAMGQYDKALANFQKANKLDPTHVQSLFNIGVVYANDLNKPDEAAKAWNKILTTAPNSDQAAQARQMLSQLKK, translated from the coding sequence TTGAATCGCAACATCATGCTCGCCCTGGCAGGAGGTCTGGTCGCCGGTTTCATCGCAGGCTACTTCGTGTTCAGCCCCTCCAAGGATGAAAGCGCCCCTGTGGTCGCCGCGCCCACCACAGCTGTTCTGCCCGCCCCCTCCCTTGGCGGTGCCCTGCCGGCGGCTCCCGCCCAAGGCGCCATGCCCCTCGCACCGCCCTCCGCCGAAGTGCAGGCCCGCATCGCGCGCATCGAGGCCGCCGTGCTGGCCGACCCCAAAAACCATGATGCCTGGGCGGCCCTGGGCAACGAATACTTCGATTCCCACCAGCCCCAGAAGGCCGTGGATGCCTATGCCAAGGCCCTGGCCCTGAAACCGGTGGATCCCAACGTGCTCACCGACCAGGGCGTCATGTACCGGGCCATGGGCCAGTACGACAAGGCTCTGGCCAATTTCCAGAAGGCCAACAAGCTGGACCCCACCCACGTCCAGAGCCTGTTCAACATCGGCGTGGTCTACGCCAACGATCTGAACAAGCCCGACGAGGCCGCCAAGGCCTGGAACAAGATCCTCACCACCGCGCCCAACAGCGACCAGGCCGCCCAGGCCCGGCAGATGCTGAGCCAGCTGAAGAAGTAG
- a CDS encoding CHASE domain-containing protein, protein MPPTISGPPSPPSLWRRLRTLSVLLVGLGLSLGGFFLTRDSYRRQVEAQFQAAARDRAESVVQGMQNGFDDVVVLRGFYEASDQVTREDFRTFLEPVIARHPYIQALQWLPRVSPANRAALEAEARKGYPDFRFFFREADGAIHEIPPGTIFHAVQFVAPLKGNEVTLGFSAENLSTRQEALQRALRTGELAASGRVRLIQETGNQAGVLVMIPVRDAKGQNLGVVQGVFRMGDLVQKSLAFLEPKGVEVRLIDASAPAAEGLLHEEPSPLPALGQTREEGLRLVRTFKLAGRTWTVAVNPAPGHYLLGTPTRAWAVLAAGFAFSLLLSVYVSTLLASEAKVRVQVEVRTRELLEETESHRRDAQALRESESRFRRLIEVMGDGLWVVDASGITTFVNRRMSEMLGHEPEELAGRPFLDFVAESDQMEVKRNLTERQEGLSAQHDVRFRRRDGSDLWTIVTGTPVLDEQGQVVSIMGVVTDITERRRQEQAQLQSQKLESLGVLAGGIAHDFNNLLTAILGNISLAQLCIPKLSPAWPYLENMERTVHRATNLTRQMLAYSGKGRFTVAPLDLNQAVEEMSHLLSVSISKKVALRYHLQSGLPVLVAEASQIQQVVMNLVTNASEAIGEGEGIVAIRTGSMTYDSEALARDFPGQPIEPGLFLTLEVSDTGQGMTPEVQARIFEPFFTTKFTGRGLGLSAMQGIVRGHRGGIRLYSEAGKGTTFKLIFPAGSGDPAKKERPRDSEDWSGSGTILVVDDEEGVRNVAADILRSAGFDVVTAHDGLQALERFREGAGSIRAVLMDLTMPHLDGAESFRELRRLDPGCRVVLTSGYNEQEAIQDFLGKGLAAFVQKPFVREDLLRAMRKALEA, encoded by the coding sequence TTGCCACCTACCATCTCGGGACCACCCTCTCCACCGTCGCTATGGCGGCGCCTCCGCACCCTTTCAGTGCTGCTGGTGGGTTTGGGGCTCTCCCTGGGTGGATTCTTCCTGACCCGGGATTCCTACCGGCGCCAGGTGGAGGCACAGTTCCAGGCCGCGGCGCGGGACCGCGCCGAAAGCGTGGTGCAGGGCATGCAGAACGGCTTCGATGACGTGGTCGTGCTCCGAGGTTTTTACGAGGCCAGTGACCAGGTGACGCGCGAGGATTTCCGCACCTTCCTGGAACCGGTGATTGCCCGCCATCCCTACATCCAGGCGCTGCAGTGGCTGCCCCGCGTCAGTCCCGCCAATCGGGCGGCCCTGGAGGCCGAAGCGCGGAAGGGTTATCCGGATTTCCGCTTCTTCTTCAGGGAGGCGGACGGGGCGATCCATGAAATCCCACCCGGGACGATCTTCCACGCGGTGCAGTTCGTGGCTCCGCTCAAGGGGAATGAAGTCACGCTCGGTTTTTCGGCGGAGAACCTTTCAACCCGGCAGGAGGCGCTGCAGCGGGCTCTGCGCACGGGTGAGCTGGCCGCCAGCGGGCGCGTGCGCCTCATCCAGGAAACAGGCAATCAGGCTGGTGTGTTGGTGATGATCCCCGTGCGGGACGCCAAAGGCCAGAACCTGGGCGTGGTTCAAGGCGTCTTCCGCATGGGGGATCTGGTCCAGAAATCCCTGGCCTTCCTGGAGCCCAAGGGGGTCGAGGTGCGATTGATTGATGCCAGTGCACCGGCGGCCGAAGGGCTCCTGCACGAAGAACCCTCGCCCTTGCCTGCTCTGGGCCAGACGCGCGAAGAAGGGCTTCGCCTGGTGCGCACCTTCAAGTTGGCGGGGCGCACCTGGACGGTGGCGGTGAACCCCGCGCCAGGACACTACCTCCTGGGCACGCCCACCCGCGCCTGGGCGGTGCTGGCAGCGGGCTTCGCCTTCTCCCTGCTGCTGTCGGTCTACGTGAGCACCCTGCTGGCCAGCGAGGCGAAAGTTCGGGTTCAGGTGGAGGTTCGCACCCGGGAACTGCTGGAGGAAACCGAAAGCCATCGGCGGGATGCCCAGGCCCTGCGGGAAAGCGAGTCGCGTTTCCGCCGTTTGATCGAGGTGATGGGCGATGGCCTTTGGGTGGTGGATGCCAGTGGCATCACGACCTTCGTGAACCGCCGGATGTCCGAGATGCTCGGCCACGAGCCGGAGGAACTGGCCGGCCGTCCCTTCCTCGACTTCGTGGCCGAATCCGACCAGATGGAGGTCAAGCGGAACCTGACTGAGCGCCAGGAAGGCCTGAGCGCCCAGCACGATGTCCGCTTCCGCCGCCGTGATGGCAGCGACCTCTGGACCATCGTCACGGGCACGCCGGTGCTGGATGAGCAGGGCCAGGTGGTGAGCATCATGGGCGTGGTCACGGACATCACCGAACGGCGGCGCCAGGAACAGGCCCAGCTTCAAAGCCAGAAACTGGAGAGCCTCGGCGTCCTGGCCGGCGGCATCGCCCACGACTTCAACAACCTGCTGACGGCCATCCTGGGGAACATCAGCCTGGCCCAGCTCTGCATCCCCAAGCTGTCTCCGGCCTGGCCCTACCTTGAGAACATGGAACGCACGGTCCACCGCGCCACGAACCTCACGCGGCAGATGCTGGCCTACTCAGGCAAGGGCCGATTCACGGTGGCGCCCCTGGACTTGAACCAGGCGGTGGAGGAGATGTCACACCTGCTGAGCGTATCCATCTCCAAGAAGGTGGCCCTCCGGTATCACCTGCAGTCGGGGCTGCCCGTCCTCGTGGCTGAGGCTTCGCAAATCCAGCAGGTGGTGATGAACCTCGTCACCAATGCCTCAGAGGCCATCGGGGAGGGCGAGGGCATCGTGGCCATCCGCACCGGCTCCATGACCTACGACTCCGAGGCCCTGGCGCGGGACTTCCCCGGTCAGCCCATCGAGCCGGGCCTCTTCCTCACGCTGGAAGTCTCCGACACGGGACAGGGCATGACGCCCGAGGTGCAGGCGCGCATCTTCGAGCCCTTCTTCACCACCAAGTTTACGGGCCGGGGCCTGGGGCTGTCGGCCATGCAGGGCATCGTGCGGGGGCACCGGGGTGGCATCCGGCTCTACAGCGAGGCGGGGAAGGGCACCACCTTCAAACTCATCTTCCCGGCGGGCAGCGGCGATCCAGCGAAGAAGGAGCGGCCCCGCGATTCTGAGGATTGGAGCGGAAGCGGCACCATCCTGGTGGTCGATGATGAAGAGGGCGTGCGGAACGTGGCCGCGGACATCTTGCGCTCCGCAGGCTTCGACGTGGTGACGGCCCACGACGGCCTGCAGGCCCTGGAACGCTTCCGTGAAGGGGCCGGATCCATCCGCGCCGTGCTCATGGACCTCACCATGCCCCACTTGGATGGGGCGGAAAGCTTTCGCGAACTGAGGCGCCTTGATCCGGGATGCCGGGTGGTGCTCACCAGCGGCTACAACGAGCAGGAGGCCATCCAGGATTTCCTGGGCAAGGGCCTGGCGGCCTTCGTGCAGAAACCCTTCGTGCGGGAGGATCTGCTGCGGGCCATGCGCAAGGCCCTGGAGGCGTGA
- a CDS encoding 8-amino-7-oxononanoate synthase — protein sequence MIPPPWQARLHLQAQHRQTLGRDRSIHPAAGVDVCSNDYLGLRRDPRLAEAAARAAHRHGAGAGAARLLRGTCELHEALEATLAQWKGQEACLLFNTGYQANAALIPALVGRGDAVFSDALNHASLVDGCRLARAGGAQVGIYRHLNLADLEAQLVAWRSASPLEALALVATDAVFSMDGDVADLPSLLALCERHGALLLVDEAHATGILGCDGTGLAQQQGVHGRIPLVMGTLGKALGAFGAFVCGDRLLREHLLNTARGFIFSTALPPPVLGAALEGIRIARAESWRRERALGLAHRLRQALGQPDQTSAIVPVPVGADIEAVRLAKALQELGYDVRAVRPPTVPEGSARLRITTGAHLTDAELDGLIAALHQLRANR from the coding sequence GTGATCCCTCCCCCCTGGCAAGCCCGTCTCCACCTGCAGGCCCAACACCGTCAAACCTTGGGCCGGGATCGAAGCATCCATCCGGCTGCCGGGGTGGATGTTTGTTCCAACGACTACCTGGGCCTGCGGCGCGATCCCCGCCTGGCCGAGGCAGCGGCCCGGGCCGCCCACCGGCATGGCGCCGGGGCAGGTGCAGCGCGGCTGCTGCGCGGCACCTGCGAACTCCATGAGGCTCTGGAGGCGACCCTGGCCCAGTGGAAAGGCCAAGAGGCCTGCCTGCTTTTCAACACCGGCTACCAGGCCAATGCCGCCCTGATCCCGGCTCTGGTCGGCCGCGGCGACGCGGTGTTTTCCGATGCCCTCAACCACGCCTCCCTGGTGGATGGTTGCCGCTTGGCCCGGGCCGGAGGCGCCCAGGTGGGGATCTACCGGCATCTGAACCTCGCTGATCTGGAGGCCCAACTCGTCGCCTGGCGCTCCGCCTCGCCCCTTGAGGCCCTGGCCTTGGTGGCCACAGACGCGGTGTTCAGCATGGATGGCGATGTCGCCGACCTTCCGTCTCTCCTCGCGCTCTGCGAGCGGCACGGCGCCCTGCTGCTGGTGGATGAGGCCCACGCCACGGGGATTCTGGGCTGCGATGGCACCGGACTGGCCCAGCAGCAGGGCGTCCACGGGCGCATCCCCCTGGTCATGGGCACCCTGGGCAAGGCCTTGGGCGCCTTCGGCGCCTTCGTGTGCGGTGATCGGCTGCTGAGGGAGCACCTTCTCAACACGGCCAGAGGGTTCATCTTCTCGACCGCCCTGCCTCCCCCCGTGCTAGGCGCCGCCTTGGAAGGCATCCGCATTGCACGGGCCGAGTCCTGGCGGCGGGAGCGGGCCCTGGGCCTCGCCCATCGCCTGCGGCAGGCTTTGGGCCAGCCGGATCAGACCTCGGCCATCGTTCCCGTACCCGTGGGGGCAGACATCGAGGCCGTCCGCCTGGCGAAGGCGCTGCAGGAACTCGGCTACGATGTGCGCGCGGTGCGCCCGCCCACCGTGCCGGAAGGCTCCGCCCGCCTGCGCATCACCACGGGGGCACACCTGACGGATGCGGAACTGGATGGACTCATCGCAGCTCTCCATCAGCTTCGGGCAAACCGCTGA